Below is a genomic region from Candidatus Woesearchaeota archaeon.
TAGAGTTGTAGGAGTTTTGAGTTCTATGTTTTTAGTTGTATCATCTTTTTCTAAGTAGAGTTCCATAATAGATTTAGTTTTTGATTATTTAAAAAATATTGCTATTTTTAATCAATTTAATTTCATTAAATAATTTTATAAATTATTTGGTTTGTATAGTTAAATTTACAAAACATTTATATACCTAGAAATAATATTCATTATATGAAAGTAGTGATACCTGTTGCAGGAGTTGGTTCAAGATTAAAACCGCATACTTTTTCTACACCTAAACCTTTAATGGATGTTGCTGGGAAGGCAATTCTTAGTTATATTGTAGACGAAATTTTAAAGTTAAATCCTACTGAAGTTATTTTTGTAGTTGGTCATTTGAAGTCTTCAATTGAAAATTATATTTCAAAAAATTATCCTGATATGAATAGTGTATTTGTTAATCAAACTATTGCTGATGGAGATGGTTCTGCAATTAGACTTGCATTAAATCATACTTCTGAAGATGATGATGTTTTAGTTGTTTTTGGTGATACTTTAATTGATTTTGATATTAAAAATGCGATTGAATTAAATCAGAAATCTGATTGTTTAGTTTTTGTTATGAAAGTTGAAAATCCTGAACATTATGGAGTTGTTAATTTAGATTTGAAAGGTACAATTATTAATACTGAAGAGAAGCCGGAGAATCCTAAATCAGATTTAGCAATTATTGGTGCTTATTATTTTAAGTCATCTTTTGTTTTGAGAGATTATTTGAATTATTTTTATGATAAAAAAATTACTGTTAAAGGTGAATTTAAATTAATTCAAGCAATTCAAGAATATATTGCAAAGGGAACTTTTGAAGTTTATGCATCAAAGGTTAAAAAATGGTTTGATTGTGGTAGAGTTAGTGTTTTACTTGAAGCAAATAATTATTTTTTGGAGAAGAGTTCTAAAGGAAAAATAGTAATGAGGGATACTAGTATTATTATACCTCCTTGTTTTGTTCATAAAAGTGCTCAACTTGAAAATTGTGTTATTGGACCTCATGTTTCTATTGGAGAAAATTGTCATTTGAAAGATGTTGCAGTTAAGCGTTCGATTATTAATCAAGGCGCATCAATTAAAAATATTGTTTTGTCTGATTCTTTGATTGGTAAAGATGCAAGTCTTAGAGATAAAGCAAGAAGAATGAATATTGGTGAGAAGTCTGAAGTGTATTTAGAATAAGGTTGTTTTTTATTTTATGTTTATTTTTTAGGTTTAATTTGATTTTAAGATTTTCAGATTTCCCCAAATATCTAATCTATCAATTAATCTTTTTCCTAGTGGTTTGTGGTGTAGGTGATTCTTTAATTTTTTTAGTTCTTCAATTAAGACGGGTTTTAACATTGGATTAATTCCACATTTCATTAAATTGTTTATATATTGAAGAGTTTTTTCATGTTCTGGGGTGGTTATGAAAATTTGAGATTCTGCTTCTTTTAGATCTTTTGAGGAGTATTCTAATTCTTTGAAATGTCTATTTAGATATTTATTTATTTTTGGTTCATTTTTTGCTATTTCTGTAAGTTGACCATTCCAATATTTTTGATAAGATTGGATTTCTTTGATTACTTCTGAAGTTCTAACTTTTAGGAAAGCTTGATTTCTAATTCCTAAGTTTTCAACAGGATTATGAGTTTCCATGGAGTGAGACATAATGAAATGACCTTGCTGAAATACTGAAGTGAATGAAGTCAAATAATCTACTTTGTGTAGTGCAGAATTTGAGAATTCATCTTGTGGAATAACTAATTTAATTTGTTCATCTGCATTATTATTTCTACAGATAATTATTTCATGTTCAGTTCTTGGGTCATTATATGAGAGTATATCATAATTCATAATTTTTATGAGTTTTTGTCTTTTATAAATTTGTTCTTTTTAGTGATAATTTTTAGAATAATTTGGTGAATAAATTTTTTATTTTTATCGCATAAAATCTCTTCTAATTTCAAGTAAAACTGGAATGTACGAATTGAATTTATCTAGGTATATAAAAAGTTCTTCTCCTTGTTTTATGTTTTCAACTTTGGTTTCATTTTCGAAAGTTTCATCTAAAGTTTTTTGTAATTTTAAATAGTTTTTTGTTAGATTTTTATTTTCTTTTAGAAGTTTATTTGTTTCTTTTTCTTCTTT
It encodes:
- a CDS encoding sugar phosphate nucleotidyltransferase, with the translated sequence MKVVIPVAGVGSRLKPHTFSTPKPLMDVAGKAILSYIVDEILKLNPTEVIFVVGHLKSSIENYISKNYPDMNSVFVNQTIADGDGSAIRLALNHTSEDDDVLVVFGDTLIDFDIKNAIELNQKSDCLVFVMKVENPEHYGVVNLDLKGTIINTEEKPENPKSDLAIIGAYYFKSSFVLRDYLNYFYDKKITVKGEFKLIQAIQEYIAKGTFEVYASKVKKWFDCGRVSVLLEANNYFLEKSSKGKIVMRDTSIIIPPCFVHKSAQLENCVIGPHVSIGENCHLKDVAVKRSIINQGASIKNIVLSDSLIGKDASLRDKARRMNIGEKSEVYLE